The genomic window ATTTATTATCTTTAAAAACAACAACACCGCTCCCCCGGCAAAGACCCATCTGTGTCTTTAGAAGCTCATCAAACCATGCTGTATTATTATGTTCTTTTGAGTAGATATTGCGTTCTACTTTAGTGAAATTCCAGGTTTTACCACGGTCAAAATGGGGTTTGGCATACGCCATAAATTCTTTTTTATTCCATACTTCTTCCGCATCTGTTCCTATAAAAACAGCATCTGAAGTCATTGCTGCAAAATACTTGTCGAAATTAGCTTTTGCTGCGTTCTGGTGCCAATCGTTTAGCAGTGCATCTATTTCTTTTCTATGTACTTCATCAGTTTGACTTTGTAAAGAAAGCAGCGTACAAAGGCTAAATATCGTGTAGTGTAATATTAATTTTACTTTAAGATTCATTAGCTATCGTATCTTTTTTAATGAATTTGTTTTTTAATAATTCCTTTTCAATGGTAGAAGGGATTGATAAGGATATTTCATTAAGTTGAATAATTAAACTATTAAAAGAGGTCATCAGTTTCTTATTTCCCGACAGGATGTTTTCAATATTCGGATGATCTTTATTAGTCTGCTCTGATAGTAGATTGGCATAGGTAGTTAGTAAAGAAATTCGAGATCTGATAGGTTTTTCAAAAAGCTTTTCTTCAGCTGCATTTTCTTTAAAATTGAATATTAATATGTCCAGACTATCCTGGTATTTTTTAATAAAGTAGGGATTGGATTTATTGAGAGTGACCATCAAGTTATGCAGATCCTGATAATCTTTAAAATTAACCAGTTTTTCCTTTGCTTCGGGAGCTAAAGGTATTAAGGGAATATTTACAGCTTTGGATGATAAACTGTCCAGGTTAGCCGCTATGGTAGTATTATCTTCCTGATTACTAACATTTGTACAGCTTAAAAAATTAAGGCTGAAAAATATTCCGGTTAGTAAAAGTACATAATACTTCATAGGTTAATTAGCTACATTAAAATAACGAATCCAAAGAAAAGAAATTACAGTCAAAG from Aquimarina sp. ERC-38 includes these protein-coding regions:
- a CDS encoding nuclear transport factor 2 family protein gives rise to the protein MNLKVKLILHYTIFSLCTLLSLQSQTDEVHRKEIDALLNDWHQNAAKANFDKYFAAMTSDAVFIGTDAEEVWNKKEFMAYAKPHFDRGKTWNFTKVERNIYSKEHNNTAWFDELLKTQMGLCRGSGVVVFKDNKWLIQHYVLSIAIPNENVKEVTRSKAVHDSLYQLHLPN